Proteins co-encoded in one Synechococcus elongatus PCC 6301 genomic window:
- the ebsA gene encoding type IV pilus biogenesis protein EbsA, with protein MSLYTPYYSQANRRRYLPYALSLYQGSSIEGSRAVEGGAPISFVATWTVTPLPADMTRCHLQFNNDAELTYEILLPNHEFLEYLIDMLMGYQRMQKTDFPGAFYRRLLGYDS; from the coding sequence GTGTCACTCTATACCCCTTACTATTCTCAGGCGAATCGGCGCCGCTACCTACCCTATGCCCTCAGTCTCTATCAAGGCAGCTCGATTGAAGGTAGTCGTGCTGTGGAAGGAGGGGCACCCATTTCTTTTGTTGCCACCTGGACGGTAACCCCGCTGCCCGCTGATATGACGCGCTGCCACCTGCAGTTCAACAACGACGCTGAACTGACCTACGAAATTTTGCTGCCCAACCACGAATTTCTGGAATATCTGATCGATATGTTGATGGGCTACCAACGCATGCAGAAAACAGATTTTCCTGGGGCTTTTTACCGGCGATTGCTGGGTTACGACAGCTAA
- a CDS encoding chemotaxis protein CheW — MATYTPRRLQRSRNSSQQSLRQFLIFTIANQQFALPIESVGKVIQMPALYGDPNQRGFGLVSYQGQQVTVIDIEQHLLGVAHSSATAAKTRLESARFLILIKIDQGNTNSQLIGLPIEQSPQLQRLSEQTITSLPDSYLRWGDIHAVTSVSVEETEGVKQSPTFILEPAAVLSTLANQEVIVPSELQPSLSLANPTAVELSNEVIIDEMTDFDAEILAAATDFLTDVGADSPEDSLTSDLLQDLESAEAFDFSTVQVETDYLTEAQNSEMVAPELQPSQADDPTSSSLESQPDSCSEMPGLDDLPDLDLEDLEDLFAVD; from the coding sequence ATGGCTACCTATACTCCCCGTCGTTTACAGCGATCGCGTAATAGTTCCCAGCAAAGCTTGCGACAGTTTCTCATTTTTACAATCGCCAACCAGCAATTTGCCCTGCCCATTGAAAGTGTGGGCAAGGTTATCCAAATGCCGGCTCTTTATGGTGATCCTAATCAGCGAGGCTTTGGCTTAGTCAGTTATCAAGGCCAACAAGTAACGGTCATTGATATTGAACAACATTTATTGGGGGTTGCTCATTCCTCAGCCACGGCTGCTAAAACTCGGCTAGAATCGGCTCGCTTTCTCATTCTGATCAAAATCGATCAAGGCAATACCAACAGTCAGCTCATTGGTCTACCGATTGAGCAGTCTCCCCAACTTCAGCGTCTATCGGAACAGACAATTACCAGCCTGCCGGATAGCTATCTCCGCTGGGGAGACATTCATGCTGTGACTTCCGTTTCGGTAGAAGAAACTGAAGGAGTGAAGCAGTCACCCACATTTATTTTGGAACCTGCTGCAGTGCTATCTACCCTTGCGAATCAGGAAGTGATTGTACCGAGCGAGTTACAGCCTTCCCTTAGCCTTGCTAATCCCACAGCTGTTGAATTGAGTAATGAAGTCATCATTGATGAAATGACAGACTTCGATGCAGAGATTCTCGCTGCAGCCACTGATTTTCTGACTGATGTAGGTGCTGACAGCCCGGAAGATTCCCTGACGAGTGATCTTCTTCAAGACTTAGAGTCTGCTGAAGCCTTTGACTTCTCCACAGTTCAAGTTGAAACTGACTACCTGACTGAAGCTCAGAATTCTGAGATGGTCGCTCCAGAACTGCAGCCAAGTCAGGCTGATGACCCTACCTCATCCAGCCTAGAATCTCAACCAGATTCATGCTCTGAAATGCCGGGGCTGGATGATTTACCCGATCTTGATTTGGAAGACCTTGAAGATCTATTTGCTGTTGATTAA
- a CDS encoding type II toxin-antitoxin system HicA family toxin: MPKLPRVSSREVIRALERLGFVLIRQTGSHVVLKKVTAEGEIGCVVPVHRELKVGTLNSILKQAKVTIEDFIDNL; encoded by the coding sequence ATGCCTAAATTGCCACGCGTCTCAAGCCGAGAGGTGATTCGGGCACTGGAACGTTTAGGGTTTGTATTGATTCGACAGACAGGTAGTCATGTCGTGCTGAAGAAAGTCACAGCAGAAGGTGAAATTGGCTGTGTTGTTCCTGTCCATCGAGAGTTAAAAGTCGGCACTCTAAATAGCATCCTAAAACAGGCAAAAGTGACCATTGAGGATTTCATTGATAACCTGTAA
- a CDS encoding DUF6825 family protein, whose product MNFSAPSGEVVADRLSDFGIWEAEYRQTLQQFVQEVIQQAETDLEQEPAPSRPTDVDLQALLDDLRAEIAATRFALQQYRQSLSD is encoded by the coding sequence GTGAATTTCAGCGCGCCCTCGGGCGAAGTGGTTGCCGATCGCCTCAGTGATTTCGGCATTTGGGAAGCAGAATACCGGCAAACGCTGCAGCAGTTCGTGCAGGAAGTGATTCAGCAAGCCGAGACGGATCTGGAGCAGGAGCCAGCACCGAGCCGTCCGACGGATGTGGATCTGCAAGCCCTGTTGGATGACCTACGAGCGGAAATTGCTGCAACCCGGTTTGCGCTGCAGCAGTATCGCCAATCTCTTTCAGACTAG
- a CDS encoding phosphotransacetylase family protein: MAEYWGGFKTPLKWSDIRHENDPGGKVLPSSPYLLLGSTEAYSGKSALTLGIAQYFQQQGLRIAYGKPLGTCFEDSSVKPGAVLIDEDVRFIAETLNLSEDQRYPTLVMLDPTSVQRRLAQTDSTDYLTQLQQYRDRPPGDIALIEGAGRLVDGQVFSLDLPAVAAALDAPVLLANRWSETGSVDSLLAAQQSLGDRLLGVVLNAVPRSELDHVRETLVPFLEARGIPVLGLLPQSALLRSVSVTELVSRLNAEVLCCRDRLDLMVESLTIGAMNVNSAMEYFRKGRNMAVVTGGDRADIQLAALETSTQCLILTGRVAPLPQIISRAEEMEIPILSVQLDTLTTVEIIDQAFGQVRLHEVVKAQYVSRLVREALDFPRLQSLLGLPAIAAAS; the protein is encoded by the coding sequence ATGGCGGAGTACTGGGGAGGGTTCAAGACGCCGTTAAAATGGTCGGACATTCGCCACGAAAATGATCCAGGGGGCAAAGTGCTGCCGTCTTCGCCATATCTTCTGTTGGGGTCCACCGAAGCTTATAGCGGTAAGTCAGCACTGACGCTGGGGATTGCGCAGTATTTTCAGCAACAAGGGCTGAGGATTGCCTACGGCAAGCCCTTGGGCACTTGCTTTGAAGACAGTTCAGTTAAACCGGGCGCTGTCCTGATCGATGAAGACGTTCGCTTCATCGCAGAAACTCTCAACCTCAGTGAGGATCAGCGCTATCCCACGTTGGTGATGCTGGATCCGACCAGTGTGCAGCGGCGGTTAGCGCAAACTGATAGTACCGATTACCTCACCCAACTCCAGCAGTATCGCGATCGCCCGCCAGGGGATATTGCCCTGATTGAAGGCGCAGGCCGTTTGGTGGATGGTCAGGTGTTCAGTCTGGATCTGCCGGCTGTGGCTGCGGCCTTAGACGCGCCGGTCTTGCTGGCCAATCGTTGGTCCGAAACAGGGTCGGTGGACAGTCTGCTAGCGGCGCAACAATCCCTCGGCGATCGCCTCTTGGGAGTGGTGCTCAATGCCGTGCCTCGGAGCGAACTAGATCATGTCCGAGAAACCCTGGTGCCGTTCCTCGAAGCTCGCGGTATTCCCGTCCTTGGTCTCCTGCCCCAGAGCGCTCTGCTGCGCAGCGTCAGCGTCACAGAACTGGTCAGTCGCCTCAATGCTGAGGTGCTCTGCTGCCGCGATCGCCTCGATCTGATGGTCGAGAGCCTGACGATTGGGGCGATGAACGTTAACTCGGCGATGGAGTATTTCCGCAAGGGTCGCAACATGGCCGTGGTGACCGGCGGCGATCGTGCGGACATTCAACTGGCGGCCTTAGAAACCTCGACCCAGTGCTTGATTTTGACCGGTCGGGTCGCGCCGCTGCCGCAAATTATCAGTCGGGCCGAAGAGATGGAAATCCCGATTCTCTCGGTTCAGCTCGATACCCTGACAACGGTGGAAATCATCGACCAAGCCTTTGGCCAAGTGCGGTTGCATGAGGTCGTTAAAGCCCAGTATGTCAGCCGCTTGGTGCGGGAAGCGCTTGACTTCCCTCGGCTGCAATCTCTGCTTGGATTGCCGGCGATCGCTGCTGCGTCCTGA
- a CDS encoding bifunctional sterol desaturase/short chain dehydrogenase translates to MAAAWTVAFGLSLLSILWVELVRDSYHTLAHYWTPLYRLHVWHHKVFRPDLTVVDPTIYSRAHWYNDVPEASVMLLCGGLFGWLVQTWVTVGAWLPFLGCFYTLIFLGGAIARGLAVPGADALTDLTHLPGPFTAPPSAWLVNRTYHWRHHFDSQTAYFCGTFSFLDKLMGTALSLKGKTVAVTGAAGGLGQALIVELQRAGATPVALTSGSRALPALFEDLGVRVLHWQVGQEAAIAEDLRRIDILLLNHGVNVLGDRSATAIEQSYEVNAFSQWRLLELFLETVTDNRAIARKEVWVNTSEAEVNPAFSPLYELSKRAIGHLVTLRRLDSPIVLRKLILGPFRSDLNPYGVMSARWVARQVVALAKRDIRNIIVTINPLTYLLFPIKEVSASWYYRLFSRSGRSLTFTDSSAKVHEVINQPREKFLR, encoded by the coding sequence ATGGCTGCAGCTTGGACTGTTGCATTCGGCCTGTCCCTGCTTTCAATTCTTTGGGTGGAGCTGGTTCGCGATAGTTATCACACCTTGGCCCACTATTGGACGCCGCTCTATCGGCTGCATGTCTGGCATCACAAGGTTTTTCGCCCCGATCTGACGGTTGTCGATCCAACGATCTACAGTCGCGCCCACTGGTATAACGATGTCCCAGAAGCCAGTGTGATGCTGCTCTGCGGCGGTTTATTCGGCTGGCTGGTACAGACCTGGGTGACGGTTGGCGCTTGGCTGCCGTTTCTCGGTTGCTTCTACACCTTGATCTTTCTGGGTGGGGCGATCGCGCGGGGATTGGCCGTACCGGGGGCTGATGCCCTGACGGACCTGACGCACTTGCCCGGTCCTTTCACTGCGCCCCCCAGCGCTTGGTTAGTGAATCGCACCTACCATTGGCGTCATCACTTTGATAGCCAAACAGCCTATTTCTGTGGCACGTTTTCATTTCTGGACAAGCTGATGGGCACCGCATTGTCGCTCAAGGGCAAAACAGTGGCGGTAACAGGGGCAGCTGGCGGATTGGGTCAGGCACTGATTGTCGAATTGCAGCGAGCGGGAGCAACGCCGGTTGCCTTGACTAGTGGTAGCCGTGCCCTGCCAGCACTCTTTGAAGATCTGGGGGTGCGAGTCTTGCACTGGCAAGTGGGGCAAGAGGCGGCGATCGCCGAAGATTTACGGCGCATTGATATCCTGCTGCTCAACCACGGCGTCAATGTTCTGGGCGATCGCTCAGCGACAGCGATTGAGCAGTCCTACGAAGTCAATGCTTTTTCGCAGTGGCGTTTGCTAGAGCTGTTCCTAGAGACAGTCACGGATAATCGCGCAATCGCTCGGAAGGAAGTCTGGGTGAATACTTCAGAAGCTGAGGTCAATCCGGCCTTTAGTCCGCTCTACGAACTCAGTAAGCGGGCAATTGGACATTTGGTGACGCTGCGCCGCCTCGACTCTCCTATTGTCTTGCGCAAACTCATCCTTGGGCCGTTTCGCAGCGATCTCAATCCCTATGGCGTGATGTCCGCTCGCTGGGTAGCTCGCCAAGTGGTAGCTCTGGCCAAGCGCGATATTCGTAACATTATCGTGACAATCAACCCCTTAACCTATCTGCTCTTCCCAATCAAAGAAGTCAGTGCTTCTTGGTACTACCGCTTATTTAGTCGGTCGGGGCGATCGCTAACGTTTACAGACTCTTCAGCAAAAGTTCATGAAGTGATTAACCAGCCTAGAGAGAAATTTCTACGATAA
- a CDS encoding DUF4062 domain-containing protein — protein sequence MEKRYQIFISSTFIDLKDERQAALKAILEIDHMPAGMELFSATDDSAWQLIQDVIDSSDYYILIVGGRYGSLDEAGLSYTEKEYDYALLTKKPVIPLLHENPDNLPRDKTETDSNAWKKLQDFRKKVQKKHTCVYWRNADDLKAKVIVGLTSAIKRHPAVGWVRADKVPTETALAEVLSLKNKITELEKEAALLRDKPPSGTEFLAQGNDKYEIHLSFKSRGKFSIFSHDEDKKYNASINLTWNAIFAAVAPSMINEASAHTLRQAFTDFFKRESLKAFQSQKRFENYELVDFSFHKDEIETCIVQLRALGLIKENDRKRSVSDTSTYWTLTPYGNTLMVQLRAIKREPLEDEDLDGTAVES from the coding sequence ATGGAAAAACGTTATCAAATATTTATTAGCTCAACTTTTATTGACCTCAAAGACGAGCGACAAGCTGCATTAAAGGCAATTCTAGAGATCGATCATATGCCAGCAGGAATGGAGCTATTTTCTGCAACTGATGATTCGGCATGGCAGCTTATTCAAGATGTTATAGATAGTTCTGACTACTATATTTTGATTGTTGGTGGTCGATACGGCTCCCTAGATGAGGCAGGTCTTAGCTATACAGAAAAAGAATATGATTATGCACTTTTGACCAAGAAGCCTGTAATACCGCTGCTTCACGAAAACCCAGACAATTTACCAAGGGACAAGACAGAAACTGATAGTAATGCTTGGAAAAAATTACAAGACTTCAGAAAAAAGGTACAAAAAAAGCATACATGTGTTTATTGGCGAAACGCAGATGACTTAAAGGCTAAAGTAATTGTTGGATTGACTTCAGCGATCAAGCGACATCCTGCAGTTGGGTGGGTTAGAGCTGATAAGGTTCCAACAGAAACAGCTTTAGCTGAAGTTCTCTCTCTCAAGAATAAAATTACAGAACTAGAGAAGGAGGCAGCCTTATTAAGAGACAAGCCTCCATCTGGAACTGAGTTTTTAGCACAGGGAAATGACAAATATGAAATTCACCTCTCTTTCAAATCTCGAGGAAAGTTCTCTATCTTTTCACATGATGAGGACAAAAAGTATAATGCATCGATAAACCTAACCTGGAATGCCATATTTGCAGCAGTTGCTCCATCAATGATTAACGAAGCTTCTGCCCATACTCTTCGTCAAGCATTTACAGATTTCTTCAAACGGGAATCATTAAAGGCTTTCCAGAGTCAAAAGAGGTTTGAGAATTATGAGTTAGTTGATTTTTCCTTTCACAAAGATGAAATTGAGACCTGTATAGTTCAGCTTAGAGCTCTTGGACTAATAAAGGAAAACGATCGAAAACGCAGTGTTAGCGACACTAGCACCTATTGGACGCTTACTCCATATGGTAATACCCTTATGGTTCAGCTTCGTGCAATAAAACGTGAGCCTCTCGAGGATGAAGACCTTGATGGAACTGCTGTCGAATCATAA
- a CDS encoding ABC1 kinase family protein, whose amino-acid sequence MTALSVESAAIAAAPSPPQPPRRRYRWDRRRYPRWQRSADIWRFVLLLSFRLWLIQRPWTYFGGFSSDRQNQRRRKLASWIRETCLDLGPTFIKVGQLFSTRADLFPAEYVEELSKLQDQVPAFDLEQVQQILSNELGASPEELFSDFDPVPLAAASLGQVHRARLKTGEAVVVKVQRPGLQQLFTVDLAILRGIAEYFQRHRRWGQGRDWVGIYEECCRILWQETDYLREGRNADRFRRDFRDCDWLLVPRVYWRYASPRVLTLEYLPGIKISDYTALEAANLDRQKISQLNAEAYLRQVLNHGFFHADPHPGNLAVSPTGRLIFYDFGMMGEIRTDVRSKLMQVFLGIARKDADDIVSALVELGALLPTGDLGPVRRSVQYLLDNFLDRPFEGQSISAISDDIYEIAYDQPFRFPATFTFVMRAFSTLEGVGKGLDPDFNFMTVAKPYALEIMSDATPNPAGLLNEFSRQALAVGNSALGLPRRLDDTLDKLEQGDLRVRVRASESDRLLRRLLLTQQSQTWAILTAALWIGSAIVSLSALPLLAIAPFGLGLIPLGLLIRTQLRLRRSERMGNVSNN is encoded by the coding sequence GTGACTGCTCTCTCTGTTGAGTCAGCCGCGATCGCAGCGGCTCCCTCGCCGCCCCAGCCACCCCGTCGTCGCTATCGCTGGGATCGGCGACGCTATCCACGCTGGCAGCGCAGTGCCGATATCTGGCGGTTTGTGCTGCTGCTTAGTTTTCGACTGTGGCTGATTCAGCGACCTTGGACGTATTTCGGAGGATTCAGTAGCGATCGCCAAAACCAACGCCGCCGCAAATTAGCGAGTTGGATCCGCGAAACCTGTCTGGATCTGGGGCCAACCTTTATTAAAGTTGGGCAGCTCTTTTCAACGCGGGCCGATCTATTTCCAGCCGAGTATGTCGAAGAACTCTCGAAGCTGCAGGATCAAGTCCCAGCCTTTGATCTAGAGCAGGTTCAACAGATCCTGAGCAATGAATTGGGGGCGAGTCCTGAAGAACTGTTCAGTGACTTTGATCCGGTTCCTCTCGCGGCCGCCAGCCTAGGCCAAGTTCACCGCGCCCGTCTGAAGACCGGCGAAGCCGTGGTGGTCAAGGTGCAACGCCCCGGCCTCCAGCAACTGTTTACCGTCGATTTGGCGATTCTGCGGGGCATTGCTGAATACTTTCAGCGCCATCGCCGCTGGGGCCAAGGGCGCGATTGGGTGGGCATTTACGAAGAATGCTGCCGAATCCTTTGGCAAGAGACCGACTACCTGCGCGAGGGTCGCAATGCCGATCGCTTTCGGCGTGATTTTCGCGACTGCGACTGGTTGCTGGTGCCGCGAGTCTATTGGCGCTATGCCAGTCCGAGGGTGCTGACGCTGGAATATCTGCCCGGCATCAAAATCAGTGACTACACGGCGCTGGAAGCGGCCAACCTCGATCGCCAGAAAATTTCGCAGCTCAACGCCGAAGCCTACCTACGCCAAGTGCTCAATCACGGCTTCTTCCATGCTGATCCGCATCCGGGCAACTTGGCGGTTAGTCCGACGGGTCGCCTGATTTTCTACGACTTCGGCATGATGGGCGAGATTCGCACTGATGTCCGCAGTAAGTTGATGCAGGTCTTCTTAGGCATTGCCCGCAAAGATGCTGATGATATCGTCAGTGCCCTAGTCGAACTGGGAGCGCTTTTGCCCACAGGCGATCTCGGCCCTGTGCGGCGATCGGTGCAATATCTGCTCGATAACTTCCTCGATCGCCCCTTTGAAGGCCAGTCGATCAGTGCGATTAGCGACGATATTTACGAGATTGCCTACGACCAGCCGTTTCGCTTTCCCGCTACCTTTACCTTTGTGATGCGAGCGTTTTCGACCCTGGAAGGGGTTGGCAAAGGCTTGGATCCCGATTTCAATTTCATGACGGTTGCCAAACCCTACGCCCTTGAGATTATGTCTGACGCCACTCCGAATCCTGCTGGTTTGTTGAATGAGTTCAGTCGCCAAGCGCTTGCGGTGGGCAACTCAGCCTTGGGGCTGCCGCGCCGCTTGGATGACACGCTGGACAAGTTAGAGCAGGGCGATTTGCGCGTGCGTGTCCGTGCCAGCGAAAGCGATCGCCTCCTACGTCGCCTCCTGCTGACGCAGCAGAGCCAGACTTGGGCGATTCTGACTGCAGCCCTGTGGATTGGCTCAGCGATTGTGAGTTTGAGTGCCTTACCTCTACTGGCGATCGCGCCGTTTGGTTTGGGATTGATTCCGTTGGGACTTTTGATTCGGACACAATTGCGTCTGCGCCGCAGTGAACGGATGGGGAACGTTAGCAACAACTAG
- a CDS encoding YajQ family cyclic di-GMP-binding protein — protein sequence MATASSFDVVSDFDQQELVNAVDQARREITNRYDLKDSATTLELTAETLTINTDSEFSLDAVVTLLQTKVAKRNLSLKIFDFGKVETASGNRVRQVITLQRGLSSELAKDLSKQIRDQFKKVQVSIQGDALRVSAKSKDDLQTVIQYLKQQDVPAPLQFTNYR from the coding sequence ATGGCCACTGCAAGCTCTTTTGACGTCGTCAGCGACTTCGATCAGCAAGAACTGGTCAACGCTGTTGATCAGGCGCGGCGCGAGATTACCAATCGCTACGATCTTAAAGATTCCGCTACGACCTTGGAACTGACTGCCGAGACTCTGACGATTAACACTGACAGCGAGTTCAGCTTGGATGCGGTCGTCACCCTGCTGCAAACTAAAGTCGCCAAGCGCAATCTCTCGCTGAAAATTTTTGACTTCGGCAAAGTCGAAACTGCGAGCGGTAATCGCGTTCGTCAGGTCATTACCCTGCAGCGGGGCCTGAGCAGCGAGCTGGCGAAGGATCTGTCGAAACAGATTCGTGACCAGTTCAAGAAAGTGCAGGTTTCGATTCAAGGAGATGCCCTGCGGGTCAGTGCTAAGTCGAAGGATGACTTGCAGACTGTGATTCAATACCTCAAGCAACAGGACGTTCCGGCGCCGTTGCAGTTCACTAACTATCGCTAG
- a CDS encoding helix-hairpin-helix domain-containing protein, producing MEAIAAWFKPLQQWATSQRDRPSPAWRQLQQILQQRLQQNPNYRFQNALEVEVAASLGLRLDVNCAAAEDWLRLPEITPRQTTTLVQLRQQGFFFADLDDVAQALGLDVSQLQAIAPILVFRYYEAEPEVAIVPCWVNRAKYPEILETLPGVNEAIAREIIHQRLLRGPYRDIADFQRRLQLSPEAIAQWLPCLRF from the coding sequence ATGGAGGCGATCGCAGCTTGGTTCAAACCCCTGCAACAGTGGGCGACCAGTCAGCGCGATCGCCCTTCTCCGGCTTGGCGACAACTGCAACAAATCCTGCAGCAACGCTTGCAGCAAAACCCGAATTATCGCTTTCAGAATGCGCTGGAAGTGGAAGTGGCCGCGAGTTTAGGTCTGCGGTTAGATGTTAACTGTGCGGCTGCTGAAGACTGGCTAAGGCTACCTGAGATTACACCTAGGCAAACAACAACTTTGGTGCAGCTACGGCAGCAAGGCTTCTTCTTTGCGGATCTGGACGATGTGGCTCAGGCCTTGGGATTAGACGTTAGCCAATTACAAGCGATCGCGCCGATTCTGGTGTTTCGCTATTACGAAGCAGAACCTGAAGTTGCGATCGTTCCTTGTTGGGTGAATCGAGCCAAATATCCTGAAATTCTAGAGACTCTACCAGGGGTGAATGAAGCGATCGCCCGTGAGATTATTCATCAGCGTTTGCTGCGCGGTCCCTATCGAGATATCGCTGATTTTCAGCGACGGCTACAACTATCTCCAGAAGCGATCGCCCAGTGGCTACCTTGTCTCCGCTTCTGA
- a CDS encoding type II toxin-antitoxin system HicB family antitoxin codes for MKTHSFTAIVYKEDDVYIAECPEIGTVDQGETIEQAIAGLKEATRLYLEEFPMPKTSPRFLTNIEVSYA; via the coding sequence ATGAAGACTCACAGCTTCACAGCGATTGTTTACAAGGAGGATGATGTTTACATTGCTGAGTGCCCCGAAATTGGAACAGTTGATCAAGGAGAAACGATCGAACAAGCGATCGCAGGTTTAAAGGAAGCGACAAGACTCTACTTAGAAGAATTTCCTATGCCAAAAACATCACCTCGATTTCTCACTAATATTGAAGTGAGCTATGCCTAA